A portion of the Gossypium arboreum isolate Shixiya-1 chromosome 8, ASM2569848v2, whole genome shotgun sequence genome contains these proteins:
- the LOC108470087 gene encoding probable inactive receptor kinase At2g26730: protein MSVNFSCFFLLSVLVLSSRVNSEPVQDKQALLAFLCKTKHPNRIQWNSSTSACDWVGVECDANRSFVFSLRLPGVGLVGSIPSNTIGRLNQLRVLSLRANRLSGEIPEDFSDLTLLRNLYLQDNAFTGEFPISVTRLARLTRLDLSSNKFTGPIPFAVNNMSHLTGLFLQNNKFSGSLPSINADGLDDINVSNNTLNGSIPGSLSKFPKSSFAGNPALCGGPLQPCKPFFPSPEPSPIPPETPGEKSKNLSVGAIIGIAVGSTIIALLLLLFLILCLFKRRSQPPKPVTAPTGSVPPAEAGTSGGTTSRERNKLVFFEGGVYSFDLDDLLRASAEVLGKGTVGTSYKAVLEEGTTVVVKRLKDVAANEREFEIHMETLGKMKHENLVPLRAFYYSDDEKLLVLDFMEEGSLSALLHGSRVSCRTPPNWDSRRKIALTAARGLAHLHVTGKVVHGNIKSSNILLRPDHEACMSDFGLNPIFSNTASSSRFSGYRAPEVVETRNVAFKSDVYSFGVVLLELLTGKSPNQTSMGEEGIDLPRWVQSVVREEWTAEVFDVELMRYHNIEEEMVQLLQIAMACVSIVPDQRPTMQEVVHMIEDVYRGETDDGLRQSSDDPSKGSDGYTPPIELRTPARSVTP from the exons ATGTCCGTCAATTTTAGCTGTTTTTTTCTACTTTCTGTTCTGGTTTTAAGTTCCCGAGTTAACTCAGAACCGGTTCAAGACAAGCAAGCTCTCCTTGCATTCCTTTGTAAGACCAAACACCCAAACCGGATTCAATGGAATTCATCGACCTCAGCTTGCGATTGGGTTGGCGTTGAATGTGATGCGAATCGGTCCTTCGTTTTCAGTCTCCGGCTACCAGGTGTGGGTCTCGTCGGTTCTATTCCGTCCAACACCATCGGCCGGTTAAACCAACTTCGTGTTTTGAGTCTCCGAGCTAATCGTTTGTCCGGTGAGATCCCTGAAGATTTCTCCGATTTGACTCTACTCCGTAACCTTTATTTACAAGATAATGCATTCACCGGCGAGTTCCCGATCAGTGTGACTCGTTTAGCTCGGTTAACTCGGCTCGATCTTTCGTCTAACAAGTTCACCGGTCCAATCCCTTTCGCCGTCAATAATATGAGTCATTTGACCGGTCTTTTCTTGCAGAACAACAAATTTTCCGGTTCACTACCGAGCATCAACGCCGACGGTTTAGATGATATCAATGTATCTAATAACACCCTTAACGGTTCAATTCCCGGTTCGTTATCTAAATTCCCGAAATCATCATTCGCCGGAAACCCTGCCCTTTGTGGCGGTCCACTCCAGCCGTGTAAGCCATTTTTCCCATCGCCGGAACCATCGCCGATCCCTCCAGAAACTCCTGGTGAAAAATCCAAAAACCTTTCCGTCGGCGCCATTATTGGCATTGCAGTGGGGTCTACaatcattgcattattattattactattccTTATTCTTTGTCTCTTTAAACGCCGAAGCCAGCCACCGAAGCCGGTCACGGCGCCGACAGGCTCTGTTCCACCGGCGGAGGCGGGAACGTCGGGAGGGACAACCTCAAGGGAAAGGAATAAGCTAGTGTTCTTCGAAGGTGGGGTTTACAGCTTCGATTTAGATGATTTGTTGAGAGCGTCGGCGGAAGTGTTGGGAAAAGGCACCGTCGGAACGTCGTACAAGGCGGTGCTGGAAGAAGGTACGACGGTGGTGGTTAAACGGCTAAAAGACGTGGCGGCAAATGAAAGAGAATTCGAAATACATATGGAAACGTTGGGGAAAATGAAACACGAAAATTTAGTTCCTCTGAGAGCGTTTTATTATTCCGATGATGAAAAATTGCTCGTATTGGATTTCATGGAAGAAGGTAGTTTATCCGCCTTACTTCACG GTAGTCGAGTCTCGTGCCGTACACCACCAAACTGGGATAGTCGTCGGAAAATAGCCTTAACTGCGGCTAGGGGTTTAGCCCATCTTCATGTTACAGGAAAGGTGGTCCACGGCAACATCAAGTCCTCCAACATTCTCCTTCGACCTGACCACGAAGCTTGCATGTCTGATTTTGGTCTCAACCCGATCTTCAGCAACACTGCCTCGTCTAGCCGTTTTTCAGGGTATCGAGCACCTGAAGTAGTCGAAACTCGCAACGTTGCGTTCAAATCCGATGTGTATAGTTTCGGAGTGGTATTGCTCGAGTTATTAACAGGAAAATCGCCTAATCAAACGTCGATGGGAGAAGAAGGGATCGATCTTCCTCGTTGGGTTCAATCAGTTGTCCGTGAGGAATGGACCGCAGAGGTGTTCGACGTGGAGTTAATGAGATACCACAACATCGAGGAAGAAATGGTGCAATTATTGCAAATTGCAATGGCTTGCGTATCTATCGTACCTGATCAAAGACCTACCATGCAAGAAGTTGTACACATGATTGAAGACGTTTATAGAGGTGAAACAGATGATGGATTACGACAATCTTCTGATGATCCTTCAAAAGGTTCAGACGGTTATACTCCTCCTATTGAATTACGGACCCCAGCTAGATCCGTCACACCTTAG
- the LOC108468355 gene encoding gibberellin 3-beta-dioxygenase 1-like, whose protein sequence is MNPTMKLQTQTFNNVLPLDFNNVPTLPDSHVWSTTPSESPCLHSIDEKQVPPVVDIGDPSAFSLVRDACEKWGVFQAINHGIPLSLFQETEFEARRLFSLPTEQKQLVARLPEGFTGYGLVRISRNFPKLMWSECFGMIGSPVEHASQLWPRDHAKFCEVMEQFQVEMKTLCEKLVAIMLRSLGLTNEQDTKWFEPKNESDQAKCFLQLNSYPVCPDPDRAMGLAPHTDSSLFTLLYQGGISGLQVYDDDVGWVDVQPVEGALVVNVGDLMHIVSNGRFKSVLHRVVVNNKRHRISTAFFYLPPWDAKVSPLKKLVEFDHLPMYRPVKWEEYVETKSKDLSKALDSIRI, encoded by the exons ATGAATCCCACCATGAAATTGCAAACTCAAACCTTCAACAATGTCCTTCCATTAGATTTCAACAATGTCCCTACACTGCCCGATTCTCACGTATGGTCGACGACGCCTTCAGAATCTCCGTGTCTCCACTCGATCGACGAAAAACAAGTGCCACCCGTTGTCGATATTGGTGATCCGAGTGCGTTTAGTCTAGTGAGAGATGCTTGTGAGAAATGGGGAGTGTTTCAAGCCATCAACCATGGGATTCCTTTGAGTTTGTTCCAAGAAACCGAGTTTGAAGCTCGGCGGCTGTTTTCATTGCCAACGGAACAGAAGCAGCTTGTTGCTCGGTTGCCGGAAGGTTTTACAGGGTATGGTTTGGTTCGTATCTCTCGGAACTTTCCTAAGCTGATGTGGTCTGAATGTTTTGGTATGATAGGGTCCCCTGTGGAACATGCTAGCCAACTTTGGCCTCGAGATCATGCTAAATTCTG CGAGGTGATGGAACAATTTCAGGTGGAAATGAAAACATTGTGCGAGAAACTAGTGGCAATAATGCTTCGCTCATTGGGTTTAACCAATGAACAAGACACAAAATGGTTCGAACCTAAAAACGAGTCTGACCAAGCCAAGTGTTTTCTTCAGCTCAACTCATACCCAGTGTGTCCAGACCCGGACCGAGCCATGGGGTTAGCCCCTCATACGGATTCATCCCTCTTCACGTTGCTGTACCAGGGTGGTATCAGTGGGCTGCAAGTTTATGATGACGATGTGGGGTGGGTCGATGTGCAGCCGGTTGAGGGTGCCTTGGTCGTCAATGTTGGTGATTTGATGCACATCGTGTCTAATGGGAGGTTCAAGTCTGTGTTGCACCGTGTGGTGGTGAATAACAAGCGCCACCGCATTTCAACGGCGTTCTTTTACTTGCCACCGTGGGATGCCAAGGTCTCACCGTTAAAGAAGTTGGTTGAGTTTGATCATCTTCCAATGTACCGGCCGGTGAAATGGGAGGAGTATGTTGAAACCAAGTCGAAAGATCTTAGTAAGGCCCTCGATTCAATTCGGATttga
- the LOC108468353 gene encoding GDP-fucose transporter 1-like, whose amino-acid sequence MPEIIRFNPNKQHYGTTTLITGYALCSSLLAVINKFAIAKFNYPALLTALQYLTSSLGVWVLAKFNLLHHDPFKFPIAKKFFPAAIVFYLAIFANTNLLRHANVETSIVFRSLTPLLVAVADKAFRKQPYPAKLTFMSLFIILGGAVGYVVTDKGFTLVAYLWAFVYSMTITVEMVYVKHMVMNLGLNTWGFVFYNNLLSLMIAPFFWVLSGECGELFASVSGGRDRFELVAFVAVCLSCLFGLLISFFGFAARKAISATAFTVTGVVNKFLTVLINVLIWDKHATPIGLVCLLFTLAGGVLYQQSVTSPKPVASVLARR is encoded by the coding sequence atgcCAGAAATTATTAGATTTAATCCCAATAAACAACACTATGGCACCACCACTTTAATAACTGGTTATGCACTTTGCTCAAGCTTACTCGCAGTAATCAACAAATTCGCCATTGCCAAATTCAATTACCCAGCTTTATTAACAGCATTACAATACTTAACTTCATCATTGGGTGTTTGGGTTTTAGCCAAATTCAATCTTTTACACCATGATCCATTCAAATTCCCCATAGCCAAAAAATTCTTCCCTGCCGCCATTGTTTTTTACCTCGCTATCTTCGCTAACACCAACCTTTTACGCCACGCCAATGTCGAGACATCCATTGTGTTCCGATCTTTAACACCCCTTTTGGTCGCCGTCGCCGATAAGGCCTTTAGAAAGCAACCGTACCCGGCAAAACTGACATTCATGTCTTTGTTCATCATTTTAGGCGGCGCCGTCGGGTACGTCGTGACGGATAAGGGGTTCACTTTGGTTGCGTATTTATGGGCGTTTGTTTATTCGATGACGATAACTGTCGAGATGGTTTACGTTAAACATATGGTGATGAACCTTGGGTTGAATACTTGGGGGTTTGTGTTTTACAATAACTTATTGTCGTTGATGATAGCACCCTTTTTTTGGGTTTTGAGTGGGGAATGCGGTGAGCTTTTCGCCTCCGTGAGTGGCGGCCGGGATCGGTTCGAACTGGTGGCGTTTGTTGCTGTGTGTTTGTCTTGTTTATTTGGTTTGCTTATTAGTTTCTTTGGATTTGCAGCTAGGAAAGCAATCTCTGCTACTGCATTTACTGTCACCGGTGTGGTTAATAAGTTTCTTACTGTTTTGATCAATGTATTGATTTGGGATAAACATGCTACTCCAATTGGCTTGGTTTGTCTCCTTTTCACATTGGCAGGTGGGGTTCTTTATCAGCAATCCGTTACCAGTCCGAAACCAGTAGCATCGGTTCTGGCACGACGATAA
- the LOC108470088 gene encoding 3-ketoacyl-CoA synthase 11, which yields MAETKPENQQPLLRSSTRNLPDFKKSVKLKYVKLGYHYVVTHGMYLFLSPLVVVIAVQLSTFSIQDLHDLWEHLQYNLISVIICSMLLVFLSTLYFLTRPRPVYLVNFSCYKPDKARICTKKMFVDQSQMAGTFTEENLLFQRKILERSGLGESTYLPEAVLNIPPNPSMKEARKEAEAVMYGAIDELLAKTLVNPKDIGILVVNCSLFNPTPSLSAMVINHYKLRGNIQSYNLGGMGCSAGLISIDLAKNLLQVHPNTYALVISMENITLNWYFGNDRSKLVSNCLFRMGGAAILLSNKSSDRRRSKYQLVHTVRTHKGADDKCFGCVTQEEDLTGQIGVTLSKDLMGVAGDALKTNITTLGPLVLPMSEQLLFLATLVGKKLFKMKIKPYIPDFKLAFEHFCIHAGGRAVLDELEKNLQLSEWHMEPSRMTLYRFGNTSSSSLWYELAYSEAKGRIKKGDRTWQIAFGSGFKCNSAVWKALRTINPAKEKNPWMDEIHNFPVNVPRVSTI from the coding sequence ATGGCTGAGACGAAACCGGAAAATCAACAACCGTTGCTCCGATCATCGACACGAAACCTACCCGATTTCAAGAAATCGGTTAAGCTAAAATATGTGAAGCTGGGTTACCATTATGTAGTTACTCATGGAATGTACCTATTCCTTTCTCCACTTGTCGTCGTAATCGCCGTGCAACTTTCGACGTTTTCCATCCAAGACCTTCATGATCTTTGGGAACATCTGCAGTACAATCTCATTTCAGTAATCATTTGTTCGATGCTTCTTGTTTTCTTATCGACCCTTTACTTTCTAACGCGCCCTCGCCCTGTTTACCTTGTTAATTTCTCTTGCTATAAACCGGATAAGGCTCGGATATGCACGAAAAAGATGTTTGTAGATCAGTCTCAAATGGCTGGTACATTTACGGAGGAGAATCTTTTGTTTCAACGTAAGATCCTCGAAAGGTCGGGGTTAGGGGAATCAACGTATCTTCCGGAGGCTGTCCTTAATATACCGCCTAATCCTTCGATGAAGGAAGCTAGAAAAGAAGCAGAAGCTGTTATGTATGGTGCTATTGATGAGCTTTTGGCTAAAACTTTGGTAAACCCAAAAGATATCGggattttggttgtgaattgcagCTTGTTTAATCCGACACCATCGTTGTCCGCCATGGTTATTAACCATTACAAGCTTCGAGGTAATATCCAAAGCTATAATTTAGGAGGAATGGGGTGTAGTGCTGGTTTGATTTCGATAGATCTTGCTAAAAATCTTCTTCAAGTTCATCCAAACACGTATGCATTGGTTATCAGTATGGAGAACATTACCTTGAACTGGTACTTTGGGAATGATCGTTCGAAGCTTGTTTCGAATTGCTTATTTAGGATGGGTGGGGCTGCGATATTACTCTCAAACAAAAGCTCCGATAGAAGAAGATCGAAATATCAATTGGTTCATACTGTTCGAACCCACAAGGGTGCAGATGATAAGTGCTTCGGGTGCGTTACACAGGAAGAAGACTTGACGGGACAGATCGGTGTTACGTTGTCAAAGGATCTCATGGGGGTTGCTGGTGATGCCTTAAAGACTAACATCACCACATTGGGGCCTCTAGTTCTTCCAATGTCCGAGCAGTTACTTTTCTTAGCTACATTGGTTGGAAAGAAGCTTTTCAAAATGAAGATCAAGCCATACATTCCAGATTTCAAGCTAGCTTTCGAGCATTTCTGCATTCACGCCGGTGGAAGAGCCGTTTTAGATGAACTGGAGAAGAATTTGCAGCTGTCTGAATGGCACATGGAACCATCAAGAATGACTCTTTACCGGTTTGGGAACACCTCTAGTAGTTCTCTATGGTACGAATTGGCTTACTCAGAAGCCAAAGGTCGGATTAAGAAAGGGGACCGAACATGGCAAATTGCATTTGGTTCCGGGTTTAAGTGTAACAGTGCAGTGTGGAAAGCTTTGAGGACGATAAATCCAGCAAAGGAGAAAAACCCATGGATGGATGAGATCCATAACTTCCCAGTCAATGTTCCAAGGGTCTCGACCATCTAA
- the LOC128296443 gene encoding gibberellin 3-beta-dioxygenase 1-like, translating into MLANFGLKIMPNSGNMPRGNGTISGGNHYIVGETSGNNLGSLCLTDTKWFKLKNECDQVKSLLQLNSYPMCPDADRAMGLAPHTDSSLFILYQGNINGLQFYEDDMEWVDLEPVEGALIVNIGDLMQIVSNGKFKSVLHRVVANNTRHLISPGDAEVLPLKKLVEFDRLPMYRPTVIWKE; encoded by the exons ATGCTAGCCAACTTTGGCCTCAAGATCATGCCAAATTCTGGTAATATGccg CGGGGGAATGGAACAATTTCAGGTGGAAATCACTACATTGTGGGAGAAACTAGTGGCAATAATCTTGGTTCATTGTGTTTAACTGACACGAAATGGTTCAAACTCAAAAACGAGTGTGATCAAGTTAAGTCTTTGCTCCAACTCAACTCATACCCGATGTGTCCGGACGCAGACCGAGCCATGGGGTTAGCTCCTCATACGGACTCGTCCCTTTTCATATTGTATCAGGGCAACATCAATGGGCTACAATTTTACGAAGATGATATGGAGTGGGTCGATTTGGAGCCTGTTGAGGGTGCCTTGATCGTCAATATTGGTGATTTGATGCAAATTGTGTCTAATGGGAAGTTCAAGTCCGTGTTGCACCGTGTGGTGGCGAATAACACGCGCCACCTCATTTCGCCAGGGGATGCTGAGGTCTTGCCGTTGAAGAAGTTGGTTGAGTTTGATCGTCTGCCAATGTACCGGCCGACAGTGATATGGAAGGAGTAA